In one window of Pseudobythopirellula maris DNA:
- a CDS encoding spore maturation protein, with product MESFREISETFSQWTIPAALLLIVLVAAWRRRPMYEEFVTGAKEGFNVAVMIIPYLVAILFVIKVFLASGMFDDVKWGARFVARTAGVSEDFVEGLDLLPLALTRPLTGSGARGVLVQVYDEHGTDSFIGQTATLMMGSTETTFYILSVYFGAVQIKRFRHTLPACLIADICGLIAAVAIGCMLFGGS from the coding sequence ATGGAATCGTTCCGCGAAATCTCCGAGACGTTCAGCCAGTGGACCATCCCCGCGGCGCTGCTGCTGATCGTGCTGGTCGCCGCTTGGCGCCGCCGCCCGATGTACGAGGAGTTCGTCACCGGGGCGAAAGAAGGGTTCAATGTGGCGGTGATGATCATCCCGTACCTCGTGGCGATCTTGTTCGTCATCAAGGTCTTCCTGGCGAGCGGCATGTTCGACGACGTGAAGTGGGGCGCCCGCTTCGTCGCCCGCACGGCGGGCGTTTCCGAGGACTTTGTCGAAGGCCTCGACCTGCTGCCGCTCGCGCTCACTAGGCCGCTCACCGGCAGCGGCGCCCGCGGCGTGCTGGTTCAGGTGTACGACGAGCACGGCACGGACAGCTTCATCGGCCAGACCGCCACGCTGATGATGGGGAGCACCGAGACAACCTTCTACATCCTGAGCGTCTATTTCGGCGCCGTGCAAATCAAACGCTTCCGCCACACGCTGCCGGCCTGTCTGATCGCCGACATCTGCGGACTGATCGCCGCGGTGGCGATCGGCTGCATGCTCTTCGGCGGGAGTTGA
- a CDS encoding nucleoside recognition domain-containing protein: MLNRIWFWLLVIGVGYGLAKGTAQSVFGPASEWGWVQAAGLDDPPAGDPPLDAEALAAQQLPVNDSPLAPLQDAGKELTEAALEGATVSVEICLGLIGVMALWLGMLAVARDAGMVDGLAWLLRPVMRWLFPDVPDGHPAQGSILMNMSANMLGLDNAATPFGLQAMRDLQTLNPHKETATNAMATFLAINTSSVTLIPSTIIALRVTQGSENPASPLFGMLLATIASTIVAIFTVRFLSRLPQFAAPPADEPAGDDSAEGDASQAASNEGEDA, from the coding sequence TTGCTGAATCGCATCTGGTTCTGGTTGCTGGTGATCGGCGTAGGCTACGGCCTCGCCAAAGGAACCGCCCAGAGCGTGTTCGGCCCGGCATCGGAGTGGGGCTGGGTCCAGGCGGCCGGCCTCGACGACCCTCCCGCAGGCGACCCGCCCCTCGACGCCGAGGCGTTAGCCGCCCAGCAACTGCCGGTCAACGACTCGCCCCTCGCGCCGCTGCAAGACGCCGGCAAGGAGCTCACCGAGGCGGCCCTCGAGGGGGCGACCGTGTCGGTCGAGATCTGCCTGGGTCTGATCGGCGTGATGGCGCTTTGGCTCGGCATGCTCGCCGTGGCCCGCGACGCCGGCATGGTCGACGGGCTGGCCTGGCTCTTGCGGCCGGTCATGCGGTGGCTCTTCCCCGACGTGCCCGACGGCCACCCGGCCCAAGGCTCGATCTTGATGAACATGTCAGCCAACATGCTGGGCCTCGACAACGCGGCCACGCCGTTCGGCTTGCAGGCGATGCGCGACCTGCAGACGCTCAACCCGCACAAGGAGACGGCCACCAACGCGATGGCCACGTTCTTGGCGATCAACACCAGCAGCGTGACGCTGATCCCCTCGACGATCATCGCCCTGCGCGTGACCCAGGGGAGCGAGAACCCCGCCTCGCCGCTGTTCGGCATGCTGCTCGCCACGATCGCCAGCACGATCGTGGCGATCTTCACGGTGCGGTTCCTGTCGCGGCTGCCGCAGTTCGCAGCCCCGCCGGCGGACGAACCGGCCGGAGACGATTCAGCCGAAGGCGACGCCTCGCAAGCCGCTTCGAACGAAGGGGAGGACGCCTGA
- a CDS encoding DUF1611 domain-containing protein has product MSQNSTPVSKRRIVILTEGHTEPVPAKTATCILRYRGDEAVAVFDREQAGKTAGELLGVGGDTPIIGDLAQAEGADTLLVGIAPPGGRAPAEWKPILLDAIARGMKIVSGLHDFLGDDPELAEAAKKHGVEIHDVRKNNERDVASRQGVREDCLRVLTIGNDCSVGKMLTALEITNAMKRRGADAKFVATGQTGIMVEGDGVPIDCVVSDFLNGAVEKLVLGNQHHDTLIIEGQATITHPRYSCVSSGLVHGAMPHGMVLVYEMGRDTVMGMSPLQVPSLEDTIEAYERFAGLAMPSRVVAVAMNSRRFTDDEAQAERERVSERLGLPVADPIRHGCDDLVDAIERLRGEVIPAAATATATG; this is encoded by the coding sequence ATGAGCCAAAACAGCACGCCCGTATCGAAGCGACGGATCGTTATCCTGACCGAGGGCCACACCGAACCGGTGCCGGCCAAGACCGCCACCTGCATCCTCCGCTACCGTGGCGACGAGGCCGTGGCGGTCTTCGATCGCGAGCAGGCGGGCAAGACGGCGGGCGAGTTGCTCGGCGTCGGCGGCGACACGCCGATCATCGGCGACCTGGCCCAGGCCGAGGGCGCCGACACGCTGCTGGTGGGCATCGCCCCTCCCGGCGGCCGGGCGCCCGCCGAGTGGAAGCCGATCTTGCTCGACGCGATCGCGCGCGGCATGAAGATCGTCTCGGGCCTGCACGACTTCTTGGGCGACGACCCCGAGCTGGCCGAGGCCGCCAAGAAGCACGGCGTCGAGATCCACGACGTCCGCAAGAACAACGAACGCGACGTCGCCTCGCGTCAGGGCGTCCGTGAGGATTGCCTGCGGGTGCTAACAATCGGCAACGACTGCTCGGTCGGCAAGATGCTCACCGCGCTGGAGATCACCAACGCCATGAAACGCCGCGGCGCCGACGCGAAGTTCGTCGCCACCGGCCAGACCGGCATCATGGTCGAGGGCGACGGCGTGCCGATCGACTGCGTGGTCTCCGACTTCCTCAACGGCGCGGTCGAGAAGCTCGTGCTCGGCAACCAGCACCACGACACGCTGATCATCGAGGGGCAGGCTACCATCACCCACCCACGCTACTCCTGCGTGTCGTCCGGCCTGGTGCACGGGGCGATGCCGCACGGCATGGTGCTCGTGTACGAGATGGGCCGCGACACCGTGATGGGCATGTCCCCGCTGCAAGTCCCTTCGCTCGAAGACACGATCGAGGCGTACGAGCGGTTCGCCGGCCTGGCGATGCCGTCACGCGTGGTCGCGGTGGCGATGAACAGCCGCCGCTTCACGGACGACGAGGCCCAGGCCGAGCGCGAGCGGGTCAGCGAGCGTTTGGGCCTGCCGGTGGCCGACCCCATCCGCCACGGCTGCGACGACCTGGTCGACGCGATCGAGCGGCTGCGCGGCGAGGTGATTCCGGCGGCGGCCACGGCGACCGCAACGGGGTAA
- a CDS encoding M14 family zinc carboxypeptidase, which yields MLSPDDLVSYNRFVRPDGGWAPDDLARCLAELEPRSPAGAWSVIGRSREGREIRQVTLGDGPQRVLAWSQMHGDEPTHTTVLLNLIDFLLRGEHAAAREILSNCTLGLILMLNPDGSLRRQRPNADGVDINRDARRFATPEGRALRDAVRDFTPRFGFNLHNQRRRRRLADRAAPASISLLVPPVDTPNTATEATRAAAQVAAAIKLATAPHTDGRISRFGADYMPRAFGEWVQNQGVATVLIEAGGWPGHDVAALEHAHLHAFAAGLESIATGACLDADPQEYETLQRSSDGDLFDLLITNARLLEDDDATQRVDLGVGLPHFTAMLDDRTGGRIEEVGDLAEQGAFETLDAAGGLGLPGRIAVVAGDDGDLPSDEQLIAAARQGVTTAVAPFDPSKPAARESFLQRLEQSAPPIDVVPVLLADRGEPTAEQIDFAHELRLWAIVGETDAQPHASTLKIDRQTLDSWSLAACDSPSEWRSETARRAALLGLNDRDVVGLDKAAYLVVAALDGEQPARIAALRAVVVAGTLVSRDASAEAPANERRWSGSWLRRDVSPRKTRT from the coding sequence ATGCTCTCCCCCGACGACCTGGTCAGCTACAACCGCTTCGTGCGCCCCGACGGCGGCTGGGCGCCCGACGACCTAGCACGCTGCCTCGCTGAGCTCGAGCCGCGTTCGCCGGCGGGCGCGTGGAGCGTGATCGGCCGGTCGCGCGAGGGGCGTGAGATCCGACAGGTCACCTTGGGCGACGGCCCCCAGCGGGTGCTCGCCTGGTCGCAGATGCACGGCGACGAGCCGACGCACACAACCGTGCTGCTCAACCTGATCGACTTCCTCTTGCGCGGCGAGCACGCCGCGGCGCGGGAGATCCTGAGCAACTGCACGCTCGGGCTGATCCTGATGCTCAACCCCGACGGCTCGCTCCGCCGCCAGCGGCCGAACGCCGACGGCGTGGACATCAACCGCGACGCCCGCCGCTTCGCCACACCCGAGGGGCGCGCGCTACGCGACGCCGTGCGCGATTTCACGCCGCGGTTCGGTTTCAACCTGCACAACCAACGGCGGCGCCGCCGGCTGGCCGACCGGGCGGCGCCGGCGTCGATCTCGCTGCTCGTCCCGCCGGTCGACACGCCCAACACCGCCACCGAGGCGACCCGCGCGGCGGCTCAAGTGGCGGCGGCGATCAAGCTGGCGACCGCGCCGCACACCGACGGCCGCATCTCGCGGTTCGGGGCCGATTACATGCCGCGCGCGTTCGGCGAGTGGGTGCAGAACCAGGGGGTCGCCACCGTGCTGATCGAGGCGGGCGGTTGGCCCGGGCACGACGTGGCGGCGCTCGAGCACGCCCACCTGCACGCCTTCGCGGCCGGGCTCGAATCGATCGCCACGGGCGCCTGCCTCGACGCCGACCCCCAAGAGTACGAAACGCTGCAACGCTCCAGCGACGGCGACCTGTTCGACCTGCTCATCACCAACGCGCGGTTGCTCGAGGACGACGACGCCACGCAGCGCGTCGACCTCGGTGTCGGGCTGCCGCACTTCACCGCGATGCTCGACGATCGGACCGGCGGACGGATTGAAGAAGTCGGCGACCTCGCCGAGCAAGGCGCCTTCGAGACGCTCGACGCGGCCGGCGGGCTCGGCCTACCGGGCCGGATCGCCGTGGTGGCCGGCGACGATGGCGACTTGCCGAGCGATGAGCAGCTTATCGCTGCGGCTCGCCAGGGCGTCACGACCGCCGTGGCGCCGTTCGACCCCAGCAAGCCGGCCGCGCGCGAATCTTTCCTGCAGCGTCTCGAGCAATCGGCGCCTCCGATCGATGTCGTCCCGGTGCTCCTCGCCGATCGGGGCGAGCCGACCGCCGAGCAGATCGACTTTGCCCACGAATTAAGGCTTTGGGCGATCGTGGGGGAGACCGACGCGCAGCCTCACGCCTCAACGCTCAAGATCGACCGCCAGACGCTCGATTCGTGGTCGCTTGCCGCGTGTGACTCGCCGAGCGAGTGGCGTAGCGAAACCGCCCGCCGGGCGGCGCTGCTCGGCCTGAACGACCGCGATGTGGTCGGCCTAGACAAGGCCGCCTACCTGGTCGTAGCTGCGCTGGACGGAGAACAGCCCGCGCGGATTGCGGCCTTACGGGCGGTCGTTGTGGCGGGTACTTTGGTTTCGAGAGACGCTTCGGCTGAGGCGCCCGCCAACGAGCGACGCTGGTCGGGCAGTTGGCTCCGCCGCGACGTCTCGCCCCGCAAGACTAGAACCTAA
- a CDS encoding AraC family transcriptional regulator, translating into MAANTNGETPRRTEFFNKDSRQIAVLIETDTSVGCSVIRGIANYAKQVGDWHLLIDPRDHEHRSALPDGWNGDGIIAGISSRLQFKQVNARNTPLVNVDDRFEDLPGMASVVTDENALAELALSHLLDRGFRHFGYFAPPSTQYSKKRGQAFITAVQQAGHKCNEYRPGYRAGRKISWGEQQRRVTRWLRSLEQPVAVLAVDSLHARQLSEICHATGIRVPDDIAILAGDTNELFCEVSTPPLSSVIVASEKIGHDAAELLDRMMGGESPPDEVIRVKPRGITSRQSTDLLAIDDPAIVDALWFIRKHAHRGIVVGDILREVPISRRYLEIQFQKYLGRSPGREIRRVQLERGKELLGRQELSITEIATACGFANSTRFGVAFKKYTLKTPYRYREELLAGQKIAPVSI; encoded by the coding sequence ATGGCCGCCAACACCAACGGAGAAACGCCGCGCCGCACCGAATTCTTCAACAAGGATTCGCGGCAGATCGCCGTGCTGATCGAGACCGACACCTCGGTCGGCTGCAGCGTTATCCGTGGCATCGCCAATTACGCCAAGCAAGTGGGCGACTGGCACCTGCTGATCGACCCCCGCGACCACGAGCACCGCTCGGCGTTGCCCGACGGCTGGAACGGCGACGGCATCATCGCCGGCATCTCCTCGCGGCTGCAGTTCAAGCAGGTCAACGCCCGCAACACCCCGCTGGTGAACGTGGACGATCGCTTCGAAGACCTGCCCGGCATGGCGTCGGTCGTCACGGACGAGAACGCGCTCGCCGAGCTGGCGCTCTCGCACCTGTTGGACCGCGGCTTCCGGCACTTCGGCTACTTCGCCCCGCCGAGCACGCAGTACTCCAAGAAACGGGGCCAGGCGTTCATCACCGCCGTGCAGCAAGCCGGTCACAAGTGCAACGAGTACCGCCCGGGCTACCGCGCAGGACGCAAGATCAGCTGGGGCGAGCAGCAGCGGCGTGTGACCCGCTGGCTCCGCTCGCTCGAGCAGCCGGTGGCCGTGCTGGCCGTCGACTCGCTCCACGCCCGCCAGCTCTCGGAGATCTGCCACGCCACCGGCATCCGCGTGCCGGACGACATCGCGATCTTGGCCGGCGACACGAACGAGCTGTTCTGCGAGGTCTCGACCCCGCCGCTCTCGAGCGTGATCGTGGCGAGCGAGAAGATCGGCCATGACGCCGCCGAGCTGCTCGACCGCATGATGGGTGGCGAGTCGCCCCCGGACGAGGTGATCCGCGTCAAGCCGCGCGGCATCACGAGCCGGCAGTCGACCGACCTGCTGGCGATCGACGACCCGGCGATCGTTGACGCCTTGTGGTTCATCCGCAAGCACGCCCACCGCGGCATCGTGGTGGGCGACATCTTGCGCGAGGTCCCGATCTCGCGCCGCTACCTCGAGATCCAATTCCAGAAGTACCTGGGGCGCTCGCCCGGTCGCGAGATCCGCCGCGTCCAACTAGAGCGCGGCAAGGAGCTGCTCGGGCGGCAGGAGCTTTCGATCACCGAGATCGCGACCGCCTGCGGGTTCGCCAACTCGACGCGCTTCGGCGTGGCGTTTAAGAAATACACGCTCAAAACGCCTTACCGCTACCGCGAGGAACTCCTGGCGGGCCAGAAGATCGCGCCGGTTAGCATCTAG
- the murQ gene encoding N-acetylmuramic acid 6-phosphate etherase, whose product MLDNLTTEARNPASEQLDGLTPAEFVRLCNAEDAKVADAVAREADAIASAIEVIADRLQRGGRLIYFGAGTSGRLGVLDASECPPTFNSDPNQVIGIIAGGPPALLKAVEGAEDSLTLAGDDLEAVGLGPLDVAVGIATSGRTPYVLHGIQYAKRHGAYTIGLACNEGAELADLADLSITPLVGPEIVSGSTRLKAGTATKLVLNMLSTGAMVQLGKTYGNLMVDLQPTNSKLTARAKRIVSLATGMPASEAEQQLAVCEGEVKTAIIVWQADVSPEKARDYLAKANGHLGRALSLLGAENAPT is encoded by the coding sequence ATGCTGGACAACCTGACAACCGAAGCCCGCAACCCCGCGTCGGAACAGCTCGATGGGCTCACCCCGGCCGAGTTTGTTCGGCTCTGCAACGCCGAAGACGCCAAGGTGGCCGACGCCGTGGCGCGTGAAGCAGACGCCATCGCTTCGGCAATCGAAGTGATCGCCGACCGTCTCCAACGCGGCGGGCGACTGATCTACTTCGGCGCCGGCACGTCCGGCAGGCTCGGCGTCCTCGACGCCTCGGAGTGTCCGCCAACGTTCAACTCCGATCCGAACCAGGTGATCGGCATCATCGCCGGCGGCCCCCCCGCACTGCTCAAGGCGGTTGAGGGCGCCGAGGATTCGCTGACCCTCGCGGGCGACGACCTCGAAGCCGTGGGCCTCGGCCCGCTCGACGTCGCCGTCGGCATCGCCACCAGCGGCCGCACGCCTTACGTGCTCCACGGCATCCAGTACGCCAAGCGCCACGGCGCTTACACCATCGGGCTGGCTTGCAACGAAGGGGCCGAGCTCGCCGACCTCGCCGACCTCAGCATCACCCCGCTCGTGGGTCCGGAGATCGTCAGCGGCTCGACCCGCCTGAAGGCCGGCACGGCGACCAAGCTGGTTCTCAACATGCTCAGCACCGGCGCGATGGTCCAGCTCGGCAAGACTTACGGCAACCTGATGGTCGACCTGCAGCCGACCAACTCGAAGCTGACCGCTCGTGCGAAGCGGATCGTGAGCCTCGCCACGGGCATGCCCGCCTCGGAAGCCGAGCAGCAGCTCGCGGTTTGCGAGGGTGAGGTCAAGACGGCGATCATCGTTTGGCAGGCCGATGTCTCGCCCGAGAAGGCCCGCGATTACTTGGCCAAGGCCAACGGGCACCTGGGCCGCGCCCTCTCGCTGCTGGGCGCCGAGAACGCTCCTACCTGA
- a CDS encoding dipeptide epimerase produces the protein MIELSCQSFDLPLKHEFTIARSSTSVQPTLVVQLGEEGAYGYGEATTNDYYGVTLENMTEALDRVRPLLADSTARDPESLLAEAAARLADMPFALCALDCAVHDLWGKLAGEPLHRLWGLSTEDAPLSDFTIGIDKVSVMVDKIREAPGWPIYKIKLGTPHDDLAIIRALREETDAVFRVDANCGWTVSQAIELSHALRDHGVEFIEQPLPADDVDGAARLFAESALPVIADESCVVESDVERCEGLFHGVNIKLVKCGGLAPARRMITTARRLGLSVMAGCMTESTVGISAIAQLLPLLDHVDMDGAELISKDIATGARLDKGRCVFPTSPGLGVALIDGPLTAQEPVS, from the coding sequence GTGATCGAGCTCAGCTGCCAATCCTTCGACCTGCCGCTCAAGCACGAATTTACGATCGCGCGCTCTTCGACCTCGGTGCAGCCGACGCTGGTCGTGCAGCTCGGCGAAGAGGGCGCCTACGGCTACGGCGAGGCGACAACCAACGACTACTACGGCGTGACGCTGGAGAACATGACCGAGGCGCTCGACCGCGTGCGGCCGCTGCTGGCCGATTCGACGGCGCGCGACCCCGAGTCGCTGCTGGCCGAGGCGGCCGCCCGTTTGGCCGACATGCCGTTCGCGTTGTGCGCGCTCGACTGCGCTGTGCACGACTTGTGGGGCAAGCTCGCCGGCGAACCGCTGCACCGGCTCTGGGGGCTTTCGACCGAGGACGCCCCGCTCTCCGACTTCACGATCGGCATCGACAAGGTGTCGGTCATGGTCGACAAGATCCGCGAGGCGCCCGGCTGGCCGATCTACAAGATCAAGCTCGGCACGCCGCACGACGACCTGGCGATCATCCGCGCGCTCCGCGAGGAGACCGACGCCGTGTTCCGTGTCGACGCCAACTGCGGGTGGACCGTCAGCCAAGCGATCGAGCTGTCGCACGCCCTGCGCGACCACGGCGTGGAGTTCATCGAGCAGCCGCTGCCCGCCGACGACGTCGACGGCGCCGCGCGGCTCTTCGCCGAGTCTGCCCTGCCGGTGATCGCCGACGAGAGCTGCGTGGTCGAGAGCGACGTGGAGCGGTGCGAGGGCTTGTTCCACGGCGTGAACATCAAGCTGGTGAAGTGCGGCGGCCTGGCGCCGGCGCGGCGGATGATCACCACGGCCCGCCGGCTCGGCCTGAGCGTGATGGCCGGCTGCATGACCGAGTCGACCGTCGGCATCTCGGCGATCGCCCAGCTGCTGCCGCTCTTGGACCACGTCGACATGGACGGCGCCGAGTTGATCTCCAAAGACATCGCCACGGGGGCGCGGCTCGACAAGGGCCGCTGCGTGTTCCCCACGAGCCCCGGGCTGGGAGTCGCGTTGATCGACGGCCCGCTGACGGCTCAAGAGCCCGTTTCCTAG
- a CDS encoding S66 peptidase family protein, translating into MNCKPPPALRQGDTISLVAPASSPRPEQLAAAVAAIHAAGYRTKTYRDVCQSVDYLAGTDEERADELQQALADPETAAVFAVRGGYGVARLLDLLDYAALSEQPKIVAGYSDITALHAALMARCGWMAFHSPNAIDLAPEQGHGPSTESLWRLITRSAAPATLASADDWPAMRALVGGAARGPLVGGNLAVLMGLVATPYELATEGSVFFFEDTGEAPHRIDRLLAQLSLSGKLAQVAAVAVGHLSDTGEELGADRDAENAFGFPPIIERVLERYLAPLGVPVLVGLPVGHEAPNLALPQGAEVELDADAGRLVLVEPCVV; encoded by the coding sequence ATGAACTGCAAACCGCCCCCTGCCCTCCGCCAGGGCGACACGATCTCGCTCGTCGCGCCGGCCAGCTCGCCCCGGCCGGAGCAACTGGCCGCCGCCGTGGCGGCGATCCACGCGGCCGGCTACCGCACCAAGACTTACCGCGACGTCTGCCAGAGCGTCGACTACCTCGCCGGCACGGACGAGGAGCGGGCCGATGAGCTGCAGCAAGCGCTCGCCGACCCGGAGACCGCCGCCGTGTTCGCCGTGCGCGGCGGCTACGGCGTGGCGCGGCTGCTGGACCTGCTCGACTACGCGGCGCTCTCCGAGCAGCCGAAGATCGTGGCGGGCTACAGCGACATCACGGCGTTGCACGCTGCGCTGATGGCGCGTTGCGGCTGGATGGCGTTCCACTCGCCCAACGCCATCGACCTGGCCCCCGAACAGGGGCACGGCCCCTCGACCGAGAGCTTGTGGCGTTTGATCACTCGCTCGGCGGCGCCGGCGACACTCGCTTCGGCCGACGACTGGCCCGCGATGCGGGCGCTGGTCGGCGGCGCCGCGCGGGGCCCGCTCGTGGGGGGCAACCTGGCGGTGCTCATGGGTCTCGTGGCCACGCCCTACGAGCTGGCGACCGAGGGGAGCGTTTTCTTCTTTGAAGACACCGGCGAGGCGCCCCACCGCATCGATCGCCTGCTCGCGCAGCTCTCGCTGTCGGGCAAACTCGCTCAGGTGGCCGCCGTGGCCGTCGGCCACCTGAGCGACACCGGCGAAGAGCTCGGCGCCGACCGAGACGCCGAAAACGCCTTCGGTTTCCCCCCGATCATCGAGCGGGTGCTCGAGCGTTATCTGGCGCCGCTCGGCGTGCCGGTGCTTGTCGGTTTGCCGGTCGGTCACGAGGCGCCAAACCTCGCTTTGCCCCAGGGCGCCGAGGTCGAACTCGACGCCGACGCGGGGCGTCTCGTGCTGGTCGAGCCGTGCGTCGTTTGA
- a CDS encoding BadF/BadG/BcrA/BcrD ATPase family protein has product MPSPTVGDAPPLLIGVDAGGTKTLATIAQPGERGLFCVLGQGLAGSGNPLSAGVPQAVDAIGSAIRDARASAGIGAAPAQVAVIAVAGAANDAVRKEVAWQAERAGFAERCTIESDATPLLAVAAPEGPCVGLISGTGSVAIARNADGEILRRGGWGYLLGDEGSGYAIGRATLRAVLGQTAGEELVRAACRAIGADTPADLPRTVHQSPQPHRLVASSARCALELAAAGEPSAKAIAEQAAAALAGLLKEAEQAAGIAGGSHPVVVSGSVLLGSRLLRETVCRLAGVSTERLRQAHDATVGCLRIAATRLETS; this is encoded by the coding sequence ATGCCCAGCCCCACGGTCGGCGACGCCCCCCCGCTGCTGATCGGCGTTGACGCCGGCGGCACCAAAACCTTGGCCACGATCGCCCAGCCGGGCGAACGCGGGCTCTTCTGCGTTCTCGGCCAAGGGCTGGCTGGCTCCGGCAACCCGCTCAGCGCCGGCGTCCCTCAGGCGGTCGACGCCATCGGCTCGGCGATCCGCGACGCCCGGGCGTCGGCCGGCATCGGCGCCGCGCCCGCCCAAGTCGCCGTGATCGCCGTGGCGGGCGCCGCGAACGATGCGGTGCGCAAAGAGGTCGCCTGGCAGGCCGAGCGCGCCGGCTTCGCCGAGCGCTGCACGATCGAATCCGACGCCACACCGCTGCTTGCGGTGGCCGCCCCCGAGGGGCCTTGTGTCGGACTGATCTCCGGAACCGGCTCGGTCGCCATTGCACGCAACGCCGATGGCGAGATCCTCCGCCGCGGCGGCTGGGGCTACCTGCTCGGCGACGAAGGTAGCGGCTACGCGATCGGCCGCGCGACGCTCCGCGCGGTGCTCGGCCAGACGGCGGGAGAAGAGCTCGTGCGGGCCGCTTGCCGTGCGATCGGCGCCGACACGCCCGCCGACTTGCCCCGCACCGTCCACCAGTCTCCTCAGCCGCACCGCTTGGTCGCCTCGTCGGCGCGTTGCGCGTTGGAGCTGGCCGCCGCGGGCGAGCCCTCGGCCAAGGCGATCGCCGAGCAAGCCGCCGCCGCACTGGCGGGCTTGCTGAAAGAGGCCGAGCAGGCGGCGGGGATCGCGGGCGGCTCGCACCCGGTGGTTGTTTCGGGGAGCGTTCTGCTGGGGAGCCGGCTCTTGCGAGAAACGGTCTGCCGGCTGGCCGGCGTGTCGACCGAACGGCTCCGCCAGGCGCACGACGCCACGGTCGGCTGCCTGCGCATCGCTGCCACGCGGCTCGAAACGTCTTGA
- a CDS encoding anhydro-N-acetylmuramic acid kinase translates to MVNAIGLMSGTSADGVDAALLRTDGESRIEFCGGITLHYSSEMRWRLLEASQHDIPITELLRLERDITLYHAQAIEKLREKHGDKDHPPKLVGFHGHTIRHVPNEQITLQIGNPWLLANRTGLPVVSDFRRNDIANEGQGAPLVSMFHSAIFDSEPRPVAVLNLGGVANVTWLGGEGRIIAGDTGPGCGLLDEWVQEMADMPHDRDGQLALRGSVNEAILRNALSSPFFRKKLPKSADRYDFDHVDVSTLSVEDGAATLCAVTVRAVVDAVKKLPEWPETLWVTGGGVHHPVIMRMLGDSFKFVRSVEERGLSPDTLEAECFAWLAVRHSLGLPLTIPETTGCTTAVCGGAITG, encoded by the coding sequence ATGGTCAACGCGATCGGGCTCATGAGCGGGACTTCGGCTGACGGAGTCGACGCGGCGCTTTTGCGCACCGACGGAGAATCACGAATCGAATTCTGCGGCGGGATCACGCTGCACTACTCGAGCGAGATGCGCTGGCGTTTGCTCGAGGCGTCGCAGCACGACATCCCGATCACCGAGCTGCTGCGCCTGGAGCGCGACATCACGCTCTACCACGCCCAAGCCATCGAGAAGCTGCGCGAGAAGCATGGCGACAAGGACCACCCGCCCAAGCTGGTGGGGTTCCATGGTCACACGATCCGCCACGTGCCGAACGAGCAGATCACGCTGCAGATCGGCAACCCGTGGTTGCTGGCCAACCGCACCGGCTTGCCGGTGGTCTCGGACTTCCGGCGCAACGACATCGCGAACGAAGGCCAGGGGGCGCCCCTGGTGTCGATGTTCCACTCGGCGATCTTCGACTCCGAGCCACGGCCCGTTGCCGTGCTCAATCTGGGCGGCGTGGCGAACGTCACTTGGCTCGGCGGCGAGGGGCGCATCATCGCGGGCGACACGGGCCCCGGTTGCGGCCTGCTCGACGAGTGGGTGCAAGAGATGGCGGACATGCCGCACGACCGCGACGGCCAACTCGCTCTGCGCGGTTCAGTGAACGAGGCGATCTTACGCAACGCGTTGAGCTCGCCCTTCTTCCGCAAGAAGCTCCCCAAGTCGGCGGACCGGTACGACTTTGATCACGTCGACGTGTCGACCCTCTCGGTCGAAGACGGCGCCGCGACGCTCTGCGCCGTCACGGTGCGCGCCGTGGTCGACGCGGTCAAGAAGCTCCCCGAGTGGCCCGAGACGCTGTGGGTGACCGGCGGCGGCGTGCACCACCCGGTGATCATGCGCATGCTCGGCGACAGCTTCAAGTTTGTACGCAGCGTCGAAGAACGGGGCCTCAGCCCCGACACGCTCGAGGCCGAGTGCTTCGCCTGGCTCGCCGTGCGTCACTCGCTCGGACTGCCGCTGACGATCCCCGAAACCACGGGCTGCACGACGGCCGTGTGCGGCGGCGCCATCACCGGCTGA